The genomic stretch ATTTTGTCTTAAGTTGGTGGGCCAGGCCGTGATCGTCAGCCCTTCACCTATGACAGAGAGCCATCTGATGAGGATGTGGAAGCAGCTATTGCTGTTTTGAGACACTCTGCTGATGAAAACACTGTCCGTGAGAAGATGAAAATGACCTTCATATATCGGCAAGCAATGGTCAACGATGAAGCCAAATCATCAGATGTCTTCTCGGTCTTCCCAAGATTTCTGGACACACCAGGACTGGTATGACAacttaattcactgcatcaccaaAAATATCCAATGAAGAATAAGGTAACACTCATtatttctgtctttgtgtgttacatTGCAGATAGAACAAGATTTCAGACTTCTGTTTGGTGAGGCCACAGCCAACAAATTCTTGGAGAAGTGGCCAACCACTTTCAAAgcaaaagtaataaaggaaagccATGGACTTGTATCCACCACAGAACTCTTGGATTTGATGCGCAATGCTGAGTCAGCTGCTGAAGTTGAGAATGGTATGAATGAACTGTTTTACTTTTTATGTGGATAATGTAGGTGTGCATTATATGTCCATAATGGTGCAAGTTGTGAATAAGAATGTTATGCTACGGCACAATGTTAACCAggtttttatttacttatttgtaGGCTGGGACAGTGACATGTCTGCCATCTTGCTGCTGCTACATTTGCTACCACCATCTGCACAAGGTAGAAAGAGGCCGGGAAAGATGTCTGCATATCAAGCTGTAGATCAGCTCATCAGATTTCAAAAGGTATGCTTAACAgttgtttaaaatatatattccaTCATCTCAATCTTGTGCACAGTTTGAGGTGATCTTATCTATTGTCAGAGGTTAGTCACCAAAACAATTCTGttgaatgtgttttttttgtagGTTGGAACCAGTGTGCAGCAGCATCTTGACAACATCACCCAAAGCAGTCAGCCCTACCTTCTCGCCCAGGGATCCACACAGAGCAGCATTCACTCCTACTTCATTGTGGTTGACAAGCATGCTCTTCCATGCAAGGCAACAGGTTCAGTAGGAGCTTTTGACGAAGTCTTTAAAGCCCATTACGTATTTGGTACGTCATACAGTTCTTCCTTGAGCAGCTTTTTTCACTTTTGTGCAAACAACCATCTATAACATCGACATGGGGGAAACAAAGGAGACTCCTAGAGTTGCTGAGTTGCGAGCAAGAATGGTGCGTTAGTTGAGATAAAACTATGAAGTGTTTTCTTTGCAAAAGTGACCATGGAAGTCCAAACAACCTTGTTAAGCACCTTAAGATAATTCATGGGCTATGTACAGGCAGGACTCTTTTTCTGAAATGTGGTCAAGAAGGATGCTCACGTTCTTTTGGTAGCTTTTCTGGTTTTAGAAAACATCTTAACAAGTGCCACGGAGAAAGTTTAGTAGATTCTATAGAAGATGATCTTTCAGACCCTCAAAGTACCGTCAAcaccagtaatatttctcatgtTGAAGTGTCGACTGAATGTTTAGAGGCTGAGTCAGAGTTATCTTCGCCATACATTGTAAATAGTTGTGCAGCTGTTATTTCTGATCTAAAGGCAGCAGGTGTTGGTCAAAGTACAGTAAATACTGTAGTGATTTCCATGGAAGAGATTGTTCAAGATATTCATCAGCATGCTAAAGAAACAGTGATAAAGCATGTATTTAGTAATGAAAGAGaaacagaaatgtgcaagaaAGTTGAGGCGTGTTTTGAGGGGTTAGAGAATCCTTTCACAGTTCTAAATTCGGAATACAAGCGATCAAAATTTATGACTGCCAAGTGGGAAATAGTAGAACCAGTTGAATGTGTGATTGGTTCAAGATTTGACACAAGACGAAATAAAAAGACTGGAACATATGATCAGGTAGTAGTTCAAGATAAATTCATGTATATTCCAATTTTATCTACGCTgcagtcaatatttaaaagtCAGTATTTTGCAGAAATGTTGCAAAGCTCAGCTACCAGCAACTCTAGACTGAGAGATATTTGTGATGGATCTTTTTTTAAAAGTCACCCCCTGTTCTCAACTGAGAAGCAGACAATACAGGTCCAGATGTTCTATGATGATTTTGAGGTCGCCAACC from Coregonus clupeaformis isolate EN_2021a chromosome 21, ASM2061545v1, whole genome shotgun sequence encodes the following:
- the LOC121534903 gene encoding uncharacterized protein LOC121534903 isoform X2; amino-acid sequence: MYAQGIVALFPYLEDPYSQHGYDHYYDPESGSGYLAWRLKTIQRKTAEERGASVSKSPKVGGPGRDRQPFTYDREPSDEDVEAAIAVLRHSADENTVREKMKMTFIYRQAMVNDEAKSSDVFSVFPRFLDTPGLIEQDFRLLFGEATANKFLEKWPTTFKAKVIKESHGLVSTTELLDLMRNAESAAEVENGWDSDMSAILLLLHLLPPSAQGRKRPGKMSAYQAVDQLIRFQKVGTSVQQHLDNITQSSQPYLLAQGSTQSSIHSYFIVVDKHALPCKATGSVGAFDEVFKAHYVFGTSYSSSLSSFFHFCANNHL